From Streptomyces cyaneogriseus subsp. noncyanogenus, the proteins below share one genomic window:
- a CDS encoding ThuA domain-containing protein, with protein sequence MRATGRVTTAAVGAALLLGTVSGTAASQADGGGGKDDGKRVLVFSKTAGFRHDSIPEGITAIEELGRTGGFRVDATENAGAFTPRNLRRYDAVVFMSTTGDVLDPAQQRAFEGYIRGGGAYVGVHAAADTEYDWEFYGGLAGAYFRSHPAIQPATVTVEDRAHPATAHLARTWERTDEWYDYRSNPRERAHVLASLDESSYSGGTMHGDHPIAWCQNYQGGRAFYTGGGHTKESYAEPAFREHLLGGIRWAIGDAQADCRPETGYRPLFDGTSLAGWKQAGPGSFTLDEDGTLTSSDGMGMLWYAERGFRSYSLKLDWRTAGDDNSGVFVGFPPSDDPWSAVNNGYEIQIDATDVPERTTGSVYGFRSADLDKRDRALNPPGEWNTYEIRVEGERLRVWLNGVKINDYTNTDPARSLADGHIGIQNHGAEDQVSFRDIRIKELPATAAQGD encoded by the coding sequence ATGCGCGCGACCGGACGCGTGACGACCGCCGCCGTGGGGGCCGCCCTGCTGCTCGGCACCGTGTCGGGCACGGCCGCCTCCCAGGCGGACGGCGGCGGCGGAAAGGACGACGGCAAGCGGGTGCTGGTCTTCTCCAAGACGGCCGGCTTCCGCCACGACTCGATCCCCGAGGGCATCACCGCGATCGAGGAGCTCGGCCGGACGGGCGGCTTCCGGGTGGACGCCACCGAGAACGCGGGTGCGTTCACCCCGCGCAACCTGCGGCGCTACGACGCGGTCGTCTTCATGTCCACCACGGGTGACGTCCTCGACCCCGCGCAGCAGCGCGCCTTCGAGGGCTACATCCGGGGCGGCGGCGCCTACGTCGGCGTACACGCCGCGGCCGACACCGAGTACGACTGGGAGTTCTACGGCGGCCTGGCCGGCGCCTACTTCCGGTCGCACCCGGCGATCCAGCCGGCCACGGTGACGGTCGAGGACCGCGCCCACCCGGCCACCGCACACCTGGCGCGCACCTGGGAGCGCACCGACGAGTGGTACGACTACCGCTCCAACCCCCGGGAGCGGGCCCACGTACTCGCCTCGCTCGACGAGTCGTCGTACAGCGGCGGCACCATGCACGGCGACCATCCGATCGCCTGGTGCCAGAACTACCAGGGCGGCCGCGCCTTCTACACCGGCGGCGGCCACACCAAGGAGTCCTACGCCGAACCGGCCTTCCGCGAGCACCTGCTGGGCGGCATCCGCTGGGCCATCGGCGACGCCCAGGCCGACTGCCGCCCGGAGACCGGCTACCGGCCGCTCTTCGACGGCACCTCCCTGGCGGGCTGGAAGCAGGCGGGCCCCGGCTCGTTCACGCTGGACGAGGACGGCACGCTCACCTCCTCGGATGGCATGGGCATGCTCTGGTATGCCGAGCGCGGCTTCCGGTCGTACTCGCTGAAGCTGGACTGGCGGACGGCCGGTGACGACAACTCGGGCGTGTTCGTGGGCTTCCCGCCCTCCGACGACCCCTGGTCGGCGGTGAACAACGGCTACGAGATCCAGATCGACGCCACGGACGTGCCCGAGCGCACCACCGGGTCCGTCTACGGCTTCCGCTCCGCCGACCTGGACAAGCGCGACCGCGCGCTGAACCCGCCGGGGGAGTGGAACACGTACGAGATCCGCGTGGAGGGCGAGCGGCTCCGCGTCTGGCTCAACGGCGTGAAGATCAACGACTACACCAACACCGATCCGGCCCGGAGCCTGGCGGACGGGCACATCGGCATCCAGAACCACGGTGCCGAGGACCAGGTGTCCTTCCGCGACATCCGGATCAAGGAACTGCCCGCGACCGCCGCGCAGGGCGACTGA
- a CDS encoding inositol-3-phosphate synthase, whose amino-acid sequence MSTSPSPSAPSSLSSPSPSLSPSPSLSPSRSLSPSPSASRTGVWLIGARGSVATTVVAGCAAVTAGLHPPAGMVTETPVFAGTGLPPLPSLVFGGHDTLDCPLPKRAEALAAAGVLPPGLPAAVHAELAAADREIRPGGPQPGDTRDEEALITAFAADIRDFVRRSGLARAVVVNVASTEPAATGGALPPSSLYAAAALRAGCPYVNFTPSTGLHHPALAEDAASSRLPYAGRDGKTGQTLLRSVLGPMFAQRALTVRAWSGTNLLGGGDGAALADPAAAAAKNAGKERVLADTLGTVPEGEVHIDDVPALGDWKTAWDHIAFDGFLGSRMILQTIWQGCDSALAAPLVLDLARLAARAHEAGLSGPLGELGFYFKDPVGDAPAGLAEQYAELTRFADRLRATDAAERRDGSAAERHEARGAGGTPDGSDGSPGDGPGERTERGGGIGDRR is encoded by the coding sequence ATGTCCACGTCCCCTTCCCCTTCTGCCCCTTCCTCCCTTTCTTCCCCTTCTCCATCGCTCTCCCCGTCTCCATCGCTCTCCCCTTCCCGATCGCTCTCCCCTTCCCCTTCGGCTTCCCGTACCGGTGTGTGGCTGATCGGAGCGCGGGGCTCCGTCGCCACGACCGTGGTGGCGGGCTGCGCCGCCGTGACCGCCGGACTGCACCCGCCGGCCGGCATGGTCACCGAGACGCCCGTCTTCGCCGGCACCGGACTGCCGCCGCTGCCGTCCCTCGTCTTCGGCGGCCACGACACCCTCGACTGCCCGCTGCCCAAACGGGCGGAGGCGCTCGCCGCCGCAGGCGTGCTGCCGCCCGGCCTGCCCGCCGCCGTCCACGCCGAACTGGCCGCGGCCGACCGCGAGATCCGCCCCGGCGGCCCGCAGCCCGGCGACACCCGTGACGAGGAGGCGCTGATCACCGCCTTCGCCGCGGACATCCGCGACTTCGTACGGCGCTCGGGACTGGCCCGGGCCGTCGTGGTCAACGTCGCCTCCACCGAACCCGCGGCCACCGGCGGCGCCCTGCCGCCCAGCTCGCTGTACGCGGCGGCGGCCCTGCGCGCCGGCTGCCCCTACGTCAATTTCACGCCCTCCACCGGGCTGCACCACCCGGCACTGGCCGAGGACGCGGCCTCCAGCCGCCTGCCGTACGCCGGACGCGACGGCAAGACGGGCCAGACGCTGCTGCGTTCGGTGCTGGGCCCGATGTTCGCCCAGCGCGCGCTCACGGTCCGCGCCTGGTCCGGCACCAACCTCCTCGGCGGCGGGGACGGTGCCGCCCTCGCGGACCCGGCCGCCGCGGCGGCGAAGAACGCCGGCAAGGAACGCGTCCTCGCCGACACCCTCGGCACCGTCCCCGAGGGCGAGGTCCACATCGACGACGTCCCCGCGCTCGGCGACTGGAAGACGGCCTGGGACCACATCGCCTTCGACGGTTTCCTCGGCTCCCGCATGATCCTCCAGACCATCTGGCAGGGCTGCGACTCCGCACTGGCCGCCCCGCTCGTGCTGGACCTGGCCCGGCTGGCCGCCCGCGCCCACGAGGCGGGCCTGTCCGGCCCGCTGGGCGAACTGGGCTTCTACTTCAAGGACCCGGTGGGCGACGCGCCGGCCGGCCTCGCGGAGCAGTACGCCGAGCTGACCCGCTTCGCGGACCGGCTGCGGGCGACGGACGCGGCGGAGCGGCGTGACGGGAGCGCGGCGGAGCGGCATGAGGCGCGGGGAGCGGGCGGGACGCCTGACGGCTCCGACGGCTCTCCGGGGGACGGACCCGGTGAGCGGACGGAGCGTGGCGGCGGGATCGGAGACCGGCGGTGA
- a CDS encoding SCO3242 family prenyltransferase, with amino-acid sequence MSPADEETGGNGRTGGAGRAAGTRGAAGTGGARASRALAWAELLRLPALFTVPGDALAGAAAAGAHAGPRTLLAIGSSLCLYEAGMALNDWADRAEDAAERPHRPLPSGRVRPAAALTAACALTGAGLALAAGAGRRALAVATPLAATVWAYDLALKHTPAGPAAMAAARGLDLLLGAAATTGRVRAALPSAALLGTHTLAVTAVSRQETRGGSALAPLAACVTTGLLARRVTHRPTRLPAGRGEAAAPGLPGPAPQSPARLAAALPGARRHPAGPAAAGPATGRGSARLAAALGAAYAATAARPYLHAALNPSPPLTQRAVGGGIRATIPLQAALAARSGAAVTALLVAALAPAGRKFARKVSIT; translated from the coding sequence GTGAGCCCGGCCGACGAGGAGACGGGCGGAAACGGCCGGACCGGCGGAGCCGGTAGGGCCGCAGGGACCCGCGGGGCCGCTGGGACCGGCGGGGCGCGTGCGTCCCGTGCGCTCGCCTGGGCCGAACTGCTGCGCCTTCCCGCGCTGTTCACCGTGCCCGGTGACGCCCTCGCGGGCGCCGCGGCGGCGGGCGCGCACGCCGGTCCCCGCACACTGCTCGCCATCGGCTCCTCCCTGTGCCTGTACGAGGCCGGTATGGCCCTCAACGACTGGGCGGACCGCGCCGAGGACGCCGCCGAGCGCCCGCACCGGCCCCTGCCGTCCGGTCGCGTCCGCCCGGCCGCCGCCCTCACCGCGGCCTGTGCCCTCACCGGCGCCGGACTGGCCCTGGCCGCCGGTGCGGGACGCCGGGCCCTCGCCGTCGCCACGCCCCTCGCGGCGACCGTCTGGGCCTACGACCTCGCCCTGAAGCACACACCGGCCGGCCCCGCCGCCATGGCGGCGGCCCGCGGCCTGGACCTGCTCCTGGGCGCCGCGGCCACCACCGGCCGCGTCCGCGCCGCGCTGCCGTCCGCCGCGCTGCTGGGCACCCACACCCTCGCGGTCACGGCCGTCTCCCGCCAGGAGACCCGCGGCGGCTCGGCCCTGGCCCCCCTGGCGGCCTGTGTCACGACCGGACTGCTGGCCCGGCGGGTGACACACCGCCCCACCCGACTCCCGGCAGGCCGAGGGGAAGCAGCCGCCCCCGGCCTGCCGGGGCCCGCCCCGCAGAGCCCCGCCCGGCTCGCCGCCGCCCTCCCCGGCGCCCGGCGGCACCCGGCAGGACCGGCCGCCGCCGGGCCCGCGACCGGCCGCGGCTCCGCGCGTCTGGCCGCCGCTCTCGGCGCCGCCTACGCGGCGACCGCCGCCCGGCCCTACCTCCACGCCGCCCTCAACCCCTCACCCCCGCTCACCCAGCGCGCCGTCGGCGGCGGCATCCGGGCCACGATCCCGCTCCAGGCCGCACTCGCCGCCCGCTCCGGCGCGGCGGTCACCGCACTCCTGGTCGCGGCCCTCGCACCGGCCGGACGGAAGTTCGCGAGGAAGGTGAGCATCACATGA
- a CDS encoding sugar phosphate isomerase/epimerase family protein, whose protein sequence is MSDGPLRPGDRPAAPTPATAASPGAATNPATATAPAGAAPSPAAAPPPGAAPLSEAAPGAGPVPGPAGTASLRFGYGTNGLADLRLDDALTLLADLGYDGVGLTLDHMHLDPLAPDLAARTRRVARRLDALGLDVTVETGARYVLDPRRKHGPSLLDPDPDDRARRTDLLVRAVRVAADLGAHAVHCFSGTTPAGTDDDTAWKRLADALAPVLDAAGAAGVPVAIEPEPGHLLATLADFHRLRRALGDPEILGLTLDIGHCQCLEPLPPADCVRAAAPWLRHVQIEDMRRGVHEHLPLGDGEIDFPPVLAALAATGYQGLTVVELPRHSHAGPRCAERSLPFLRRAAAAARTHGTGGPRRRPPGDRRPTAPPTPSVPPDPSSPGEPSVIPEGSTP, encoded by the coding sequence ATGAGCGATGGACCCCTGCGTCCCGGCGACCGTCCGGCGGCACCGACCCCCGCGACGGCAGCGAGCCCTGGGGCGGCGACGAATCCGGCGACGGCGACGGCCCCGGCGGGAGCCGCCCCGTCCCCCGCAGCCGCCCCGCCTCCGGGGGCCGCCCCGCTCTCCGAAGCCGCCCCCGGCGCCGGGCCGGTGCCCGGCCCTGCGGGCACCGCCTCCCTCCGCTTCGGCTACGGCACCAACGGCCTCGCCGACCTCCGGCTGGACGACGCCCTCACCCTGCTCGCCGACCTCGGATACGACGGCGTCGGACTCACCCTCGACCACATGCACCTCGACCCCCTCGCACCGGACCTCGCCGCCCGCACCCGCCGGGTCGCGCGGCGGCTGGACGCGCTCGGCCTGGACGTCACGGTGGAGACGGGCGCCCGCTACGTCCTCGACCCCCGCCGCAAACACGGACCCTCCCTCCTCGATCCGGACCCGGACGACCGCGCCCGCCGCACCGACCTGCTGGTCCGTGCCGTCCGGGTGGCGGCCGACCTCGGGGCCCACGCCGTCCACTGCTTCAGCGGCACCACCCCGGCCGGCACCGACGACGACACCGCCTGGAAACGGCTCGCGGACGCCCTCGCCCCGGTCCTGGACGCGGCCGGCGCCGCCGGCGTACCCGTGGCGATCGAGCCGGAACCCGGCCATCTCCTGGCCACCCTCGCCGACTTCCACCGGCTGCGCCGCGCCCTCGGCGACCCGGAGATCCTCGGCCTCACCCTCGACATCGGCCACTGCCAGTGCCTCGAACCCCTCCCTCCCGCCGACTGCGTACGCGCCGCCGCCCCCTGGCTGCGCCACGTCCAGATCGAGGACATGCGGCGCGGTGTCCACGAACACCTCCCACTGGGGGACGGCGAGATCGACTTCCCGCCCGTCCTCGCGGCCCTGGCCGCCACGGGCTACCAGGGCCTGACCGTCGTCGAACTGCCCCGCCACTCCCACGCGGGCCCCCGGTGCGCCGAACGCTCCCTCCCGTTCCTCCGCCGGGCGGCGGCCGCCGCCCGGACCCACGGCACCGGCGGCCCGCGCCGCCGGCCCCCCGGCGACCGGCGCCCGACCGCCCCGCCGACCCCCTCCGTCCCACCGGACCCCTCGTCCCCGGGAGAGCCCTCCGTCATCCCCGAAGGGAGCACCCCGTGA
- a CDS encoding EboA domain-containing protein, with protein sequence MTSSKPTPRTPAARPQDTGGPDGTPAGPGAPALLPPQELHAHLTAHLGGAARAWLDQALDEAAAHPGVHGPLSVWELRLAEAGRRCGAGHADAARVVILHAARAGTEALTRVYQQGTADERRAVLLALPHLVPGPEALPLVEDALRTNDTRLLAAAVGPYAARHLDAHQWRHAVLKCLFTGVPVDHVADLPRRAHGDAELARMLADYAAERTAAGRPVPADLYRVLALTDPTSAPPAGDGTRGSDGKES encoded by the coding sequence GTGACCTCATCGAAGCCCACACCGCGGACCCCGGCGGCGCGTCCGCAGGACACCGGCGGCCCCGACGGCACCCCGGCCGGTCCGGGCGCCCCCGCCCTCCTCCCGCCGCAGGAGCTGCACGCCCACCTCACCGCCCACCTCGGCGGTGCCGCCCGTGCCTGGCTCGACCAGGCCCTCGACGAGGCCGCCGCCCACCCCGGCGTCCACGGGCCCCTGTCCGTGTGGGAGCTGCGCCTGGCCGAGGCCGGCCGCCGCTGCGGGGCCGGTCACGCCGACGCCGCCCGCGTCGTCATCCTGCACGCGGCCCGCGCCGGCACCGAGGCCCTCACCCGGGTCTACCAGCAGGGCACCGCCGACGAACGCCGCGCCGTCCTGCTGGCCCTGCCCCATCTGGTCCCCGGCCCCGAGGCCCTCCCGCTCGTCGAGGACGCCCTGCGCACCAACGACACCCGGCTGCTGGCCGCCGCCGTCGGTCCCTACGCCGCCCGGCACCTCGATGCCCACCAGTGGCGTCACGCCGTGCTGAAGTGCCTGTTCACCGGTGTCCCGGTGGACCATGTGGCCGATCTGCCCCGCCGTGCCCACGGCGACGCCGAACTCGCCCGCATGCTCGCCGACTACGCCGCCGAGCGCACCGCCGCGGGCCGCCCCGTCCCGGCGGACCTGTACCGCGTCCTGGCCCTGACCGACCCCACGAGCGCTCCGCCCGCCGGCGACGGCACCCGCGGCAGCGACGGCAAGGAGTCCTGA
- a CDS encoding TatD family hydrolase, with protein sequence MRIFDPHIHMTSRTTDDYEAMYAAGVRAVVEPAFWLGQPRTSPASFRDYFDSLLGWEPFRAAQYGIAHHCTIALNPKEANDPRCLPVLDDLPRYLVKDRVVAVGEIGYDAMTPAEDTALAAQLQLAADHGLPALVHTPHRDKLAGLRRTLDVVRESALPLDRVLVDHLNETTVKEAKDSGCWLGFSVYPDTKMDEARMVAILRAYGPEQVLVNSAADWGRSDPLKTRKVADLMLAEGFTEDDVDLVLWRNPAAFYGLSGRLTLDVPATDATHEGNSILRGAPKDPSEQPGDPAAGA encoded by the coding sequence ATGCGCATCTTCGACCCCCACATCCACATGACGTCACGGACCACGGACGACTACGAGGCGATGTACGCCGCGGGCGTCCGCGCCGTCGTCGAACCCGCCTTCTGGCTCGGCCAGCCCCGCACCTCCCCCGCGTCCTTCCGGGACTACTTCGACTCCCTGCTGGGCTGGGAGCCGTTCCGCGCCGCCCAGTACGGCATCGCCCACCACTGCACGATCGCCCTGAACCCCAAGGAGGCCAACGACCCCCGCTGCCTCCCCGTCCTCGACGACCTGCCCCGGTACCTCGTCAAGGACCGCGTCGTGGCCGTCGGCGAGATCGGCTACGACGCGATGACACCCGCCGAGGACACCGCCCTGGCCGCCCAGCTCCAACTCGCCGCCGACCACGGCCTGCCCGCCCTGGTGCACACCCCGCACCGGGACAAGCTCGCCGGTCTGCGCCGCACCCTGGACGTGGTCCGCGAGTCCGCGCTGCCCCTGGACCGGGTCCTGGTCGACCACCTCAACGAGACCACCGTCAAGGAGGCCAAGGACAGCGGCTGCTGGCTCGGCTTCTCCGTCTATCCCGACACCAAGATGGACGAGGCGCGCATGGTCGCGATCCTCCGCGCCTACGGCCCCGAGCAGGTGCTGGTCAACTCCGCCGCCGACTGGGGCAGGAGCGACCCGCTCAAGACCCGCAAGGTCGCCGACCTGATGCTCGCCGAGGGCTTCACCGAGGACGACGTCGACCTGGTGCTGTGGCGCAACCCCGCCGCCTTCTACGGCCTCAGCGGACGCCTCACCCTCGACGTCCCGGCCACGGACGCCACCCACGAGGGCAACTCCATTCTCCGGGGCGCCCCGAAAGACCC